In Gigantopelta aegis isolate Gae_Host chromosome 6, Gae_host_genome, whole genome shotgun sequence, the following are encoded in one genomic region:
- the LOC121374545 gene encoding receptor-type tyrosine-protein phosphatase T-like: MFLNVLLLLDIDECLLEKTCATNANCTNTGGSYTCTCLNGYSEDGVTCAAADTGEPDLTGTIAAVAAGIAVLIILIVIIAVIVIRRRLLAKHEDDGHKEGTDISVPKSKKEIKGTEVTVEKKATRKTDSTIEEVDEQDNIGADGSEYYNISDFILPEGGVVVSELPRIIENIRNQTGGFETEYKKLLDGFSSSYDESQILENKTKNRYVGYYPYDKNRVTLTMLPGISNSDYINASYLDAYTEKDYFIAAQAPNKKTLPDFWRMIWEKECGHIIMLTNLVEATKRKCEAYWSDTETMTLGALTIAVTEKEERSDYVYRKFFVTHKKSGKSKTFQQFHFTAWPDHGVPNVHDFIQFLYRVRETKPILPGPVLVHCR; the protein is encoded by the exons atgtttttaaatgttctgtTGCTTCTAGATATTGACGAGTGTCTTTTAGAGAAAACGTGTGCTACAAATGCCAACTGCACCAATACAGGTGGAtcatacacatgtacgtgtCTGAATGGATATTCTGAAGATGGAGTAACATGTGCAG CGGCTGATACGGGTGAACCTGATTTGACTGGCACGATTGCTGCAGTTGCTGCAGGGATTGCTGTGCTAATCATTTTGATTGTAATAATCGCAGTCATTGTGATAAG ACGAAGACTACTGGCAAAGCACGAGGATGACGGACATAAAGAAGGAACAGACATCAGTGTCCCTAAATCGAAGAAAGAAATCA AGGGAACTGAAGTGACAGTAGAAAAGAAAGCCACGCGGAAAACCGATTCCACTATAGAAGAGGTGGACGAACAGGACAACATTGGGGCAGACGGGTCAGAGTACTACAACATTTCTGACTTCATCCTGCCAGAGGGTGGAGTGGTGGTCAGCGAACTGCCTCGCATTATTGAGAACATCAGAAACCAAACTGGTGGTTTTGAAACAGAATACAAG AAATTGCTGGATGGATTTTCTTCTTCCTATGACGAATCGCAGATCCTAGAAAACAAGACAAAGAACCGATATGTGGGCTATTATCCAT atgACAAGAATCGAGTGACTTTGACAATGTTGCCAGGAATCTCAAACTCCGATTACATCAATGCTAGCTATCTTGAT GCCTATACAGAGAAGGATTATTTCATTGCTGCTCAAG CTCCAAACAAGAAAACTCTGCCTGATTTCTGGAGAATGATATGGGAGAAGGAGTGTGGACATATCATAATGCTGACCAACCTTGTTGAAG ccacca AGAGAAAGTGTGAAGCCTATTGGTCAGATACGGAGACGATGACCCTTGGAGCCTTGACAATTGCTGTCACTGAAAAGGAAGAACGAAGCGATTACGTATACAGAAAATTCTTTGTCACACACAAAAAG TCTGGAAAGTCCAAGACATTTCAACAGTTTCACTTTACGGCGTGGCCCGACCATGGAGTTCCCAATGTTCATGACTTCATACAGTTTTTGTACAGAGTTCGTGAAACAAAACCAATACTTCCTGGTCCGGTCCTCGTACACTGCAG ATAG